In a single window of the Deltaproteobacteria bacterium genome:
- a CDS encoding extracellular solute-binding protein, translating to MRKLLTAASILAALFAFGGPSWAVSGKLVVYTSQPNRDAQQTVDAFKAQHAGVEVEWIRDGTTKVMAKLRAEFAAGSPRPDVLLIADTVTMEGLKREGRLMAHADAPVSAYEPALYDQ from the coding sequence ATGAGAAAATTGCTTACCGCGGCCAGCATTCTGGCGGCGTTGTTCGCCTTCGGAGGCCCTTCCTGGGCCGTATCGGGCAAATTGGTGGTCTACACGAGCCAGCCAAACCGCGATGCTCAGCAGACGGTCGATGCCTTCAAGGCCCAACACGCCGGCGTCGAGGTCGAGTGGATTCGTGATGGCACCACCAAGGTCATGGCCAAGCTTCGGGCCGAGTTCGCGGCCGGGAGCCCGCGGCCGGACGTCTTGCTGATCGCCGACACGGTCACCATGGAAGGACTGAAGCGCGAGGGCCGCCTGATGGCCCATGCCGATGCCCCGGTGAGCGCCTACGAGCCGGCCCTCTACGACCAG